A stretch of Rhododendron vialii isolate Sample 1 chromosome 4a, ASM3025357v1 DNA encodes these proteins:
- the LOC131323459 gene encoding uncharacterized protein LOC131323459 isoform X1: protein MKKKNVGGGRARLSKLHPQPSAMALSYLCQPTDSEAQPDSGPGGTRVNEASNDGQCGTVAETCTDSDHNSQCHELAPNTTGETVVLTEHSCGLEPQEICGPEECLEMDWTEAEVCIKCDKGGKLLVCSDSNCPLAVHDECMHCSARFDSMGNFYCPYCSYKRAMLETRKARKKAMLAKKALSVFLDKGMMNGDPQKNKAERDWRKEVKASKTVGDTKADNRSRLDAVEADYHFIQIEEDQREETFDVYRGAKASAVNEQNDVVSRCSHSARPGDGAQHKVMIEEHMQQGPIIACGGDGTCCTEEETRRQFEIVQVDKSAQAEHPKLVDHQNERLLQDKQQPDPLGATLVEKETELGSAIHISRELDNADVVKEHEGSRPEAEAMQDQEKGDTLSSSGDDFQQDPAEDSDISHGDNAYVTYVSPQQRHIKKQNQNGIQSPSVDSPRKSARKLTKSHANVVHKEKKNATPKSRLTSPTLPRARRKKLPWTADEEEMLKEGVQKFSTMVNKNLPWRKILEFGRHVFDGTRTPADLKDKWRNILVKEGSTR from the exons atgaagaagaagaatgtcgGAGGAGGAAGGGCAAGGCTCTCCAAACTCCATCCCCAACCCTCCGCCATGGCTCTCAGTTACCTCTGCCAG CCTACTGATTCTGAAGCGCAACCAGATTCCGGACCCGGTGGTACTAGGGTCAATGAAGCTAGTAATGATGGTCAGTGTGGTACAGTAGCTGAAACCTGCACTGATAGTGATCATAATAGCCAATGCCACGAGTTGGCTCCTAACACAACTGGCGAAACGGTTGTCCTCACAGAGCAttcttgtggtttggaacctcaGGAAATATGTGGGCCTGAAGAATGTTTGGAAATGGATTGGACAGAAGCAGAAGTTTGTATAAAATGCGATAAAGGTGGCAAGCTGTTGGTTTGTAGCGACAGTAACTGCCCTTTGGCTGTTCATGACGAGTGCATGCACTGTTCAGCTCGGTTTGACAGTATGGGAAACTTCTACTGCCCTTATTGTTCGTATAAACGAGCTATGTTGGAAACACGTAAAGCAAGGAAAAAAGCTATGTTGGCGAAGAAAGCTTTATCGGTTTTTCTGGATAAAGGAATGATGAATGGTGACCCACAGAAGAATAAGGCAGAGAGAGATTGGAGGAAAGAGGTGAAGGCATCAAAAACTGTGGGAGATACAAAAGCTGATAATAGGAGTAGGCTGGATGCTGTTGAAGCGGACTACCATTTCATTCAAATAGAGGAAGATCAACGTGAAGAGACATTTGATGTCTATAGAGGTGCCAAGGCATCAGCTGTGAATGAGCAAAATGATGTTGTGAGCAGATGTAGTCATAGTGCAAGACCGGGGGACGGCGCTCAGCATAAAGTCATGATTGAAGAACATATGCAACAAGGGCCAATTATTGCATGTGGCGGAGATGGTACTTGTTGTACGGAAGAAGAGACGCGGCGTCAATTTGAAATTGTACAGGTTGATAAAAGTGCTCAAGCAGAGCATCCAAAACTAGTTGACCACCAAAATGAGAGATTGCTTCAAGATAAGCAGCAACCTGACCCATTGGGTGCTACCCTTGTAGAAAAAGAGACAGAATTAGGTAGTGCAATTCATATATCAAGGGAATTGGACAATGCAGATGTAGTTAAGGAGCATGAAGGCAGCAGGCCAGAAGCAGAAGCCATGCAAGATCAAGAAAAAGGAGATACATTATCCTCCAGTGGAGACGACTTCCAACAGGATCCTGCAGAAGATAGTGATATATCGCATGGAGACAATGCATATGTAACGTATGTTTCTCCACAGCAGAGGCATATTAAAAAGCAGAATCAAAATGGCATACAGAGTCCAAGTGTTGACAGCCCAAGGAAGTCAGCAAGGAAGCTAACTAAATCACATGCAAATGTGGTGcacaaagagaaaaagaatgCAACACCCAAATCTAGGCT CACAAGCCCAACGCTTCCTCGTGCACGGCGTAAAAAACTACCATGGACAGCTGACGAGGAAGAAATGCTCAAG GAAGGAGTGCAAAAGTTCTCAACCATGGTCAACAAAAATCTCCCATGGAGGAAAATTTTGGAATTTGGTCGTCATGTTTTTGATGGAACTCGCACCCCAGCCGACCTCAAGGACAAATGGAGGAACATTCTTGTCAAAGAAGGCTCAACAAGATAG
- the LOC131323460 gene encoding ras-related protein RABB1c-like: MSYAYLFKYIIIGDTGIGKSCLLLQFTDKRFQPVHDLTIGVEFGARMVTIDNKPIKLQIWDTAGQESFRSITRSYYRGAAGALLVYDITRRETFNHLASWLEDARQHSHANMSIMLIGNKCDLAHRRAVSTEEGEQFAKENGLIFMEASAKTAQNVEEAFISTAQTIYKKIHDGVFDVSNESYGIKVGYGGIPGPSGGRDASASQAGSCCS, translated from the exons ATGTCGTACGCTTACCTCTTCAAGTACATCATCATCGGAGATACCG GAATTGGAAAGTCATGTCTTCTTCTGCAGTTTACTGATAAGAGGTTTCAGCCAGTGCATGACCTAACCATTGGGGTTGAGTTTGGGGCCAGAATGGTCACAATTGACAACAAACCAATAAAACTGCAGATTTGGGACACG GCCGGTCAAGAATCATTCAGGTCCATTACTAGGTCATACTACAGAGGCGCAGCTGGTGCACTACTAGTTTATGATATCACCAG GAGAGAAACTTTTAATCACCTTGCAAGCTGGTTGGAGGATGCAAGGCAGCACTCACATGCGAACATGAGTATCATGCTTATTGGAAACAAGTGTGATCTTGCTCATAGAAGGGCTGTAAGCACAGAGGAAGGTGAGCAGTTTGCCAAGGAAAATGGCTTGATCTTCATGGAGGCTTCTGCAAAAACTGCTCAGAACGTCGAGGAG GCATTTATAAGCACAGCCCAAACAATCTACAAGAAGATTCATGATGGAGTATTTGACGTGTCCAAtgag TCTTATGGGATAAAAGTTGGATACGGTGGTATTCCGGGGCCATCAGGAGGTAGAGATGCCTCTGCTTCTCAAGCCGGGAGCTGTTGCAGTTGA
- the LOC131323461 gene encoding heavy metal-associated isoprenylated plant protein 16-like translates to MKRKVVVKLCSMNGQKSRSKALKIVVGVSGVESATLKEQDQIEVTGEDIDAVAIAMSLRKKVGFADLVAVEEKKEEKKEKTENKEKEPTIPQLAFPAPYYVQEIKYGSDDPACCSIM, encoded by the exons ATGAAG CGAAAGGTGGTGGTTAAATTGTGCTCCATGAATGGGCAGAAGTCGCGCTCCAAGGCCCTCAAGATTGTTGTTGGTGTTTCAG GGGTTGAATCAGCAACTCTAAAGGAACAGGACCAAATAGAGGTAACCGGAGAAGATATCGACGCGGTTGCAATCGCGATGTCGTTGAGAAAGAAAGTAGGCTTTGCCGATCTGGTAGCGGTGGAggagaagaaagaggagaagaaagagaaaaccgAAAACAAGGAAAAGGAGCCTACAATACCGCAATTGGCTTTCCCTGCGCCTTATTATGTGCAGGAGATTAAGTACGGCAGCGATGACCCTGCTTGCTGTTCCATCATGTGA
- the LOC131323459 gene encoding uncharacterized protein LOC131323459 isoform X2, producing MKKKNVGGGRARLSKLHPQPSAMALSYLCQPTDSEAQPDSGPGGTRVNEASNDGQCGTVAETCTDSDHNSQCHELAPNTTGETVVLTEHSCGLEPQEICGPEECLEMDWTEAEVCIKCDKGGKLLVCSDSNCPLAVHDECMHCSARFDSMGNFYCPYCSYKRAMLETRKARKKAMLAKKALSVFLDKGMMNGDPQKNKAERDWRKEVKASKTVGDTKADNRSRLDAVEADYHFIQIEEDQREETFDVYRGAKASAVNEQNDVVSRCSHSARPGDGAQHKVMIEEHMQQGPIIACGGDGTCCTEEETRRQFEIVQVDKSAQAEHPKLVDHQNERLLQDKQQPDPLGATLVEKETELGSAIHISRELDNADVVKEHEGSRPEAEAMQDQEKGDTLSSSGDDFQQDPAEDSDISHGDNAYVTYVSPQQRHIKKQNQNGIQSPSVDSPRKSARKLTKSHANVVHKEKKNATPKSRLTSPTLPRARRKKLPWTADEEEMLKLSNAAGRSAKVLNHGQQKSPMEENFGIWSSCF from the exons atgaagaagaagaatgtcgGAGGAGGAAGGGCAAGGCTCTCCAAACTCCATCCCCAACCCTCCGCCATGGCTCTCAGTTACCTCTGCCAG CCTACTGATTCTGAAGCGCAACCAGATTCCGGACCCGGTGGTACTAGGGTCAATGAAGCTAGTAATGATGGTCAGTGTGGTACAGTAGCTGAAACCTGCACTGATAGTGATCATAATAGCCAATGCCACGAGTTGGCTCCTAACACAACTGGCGAAACGGTTGTCCTCACAGAGCAttcttgtggtttggaacctcaGGAAATATGTGGGCCTGAAGAATGTTTGGAAATGGATTGGACAGAAGCAGAAGTTTGTATAAAATGCGATAAAGGTGGCAAGCTGTTGGTTTGTAGCGACAGTAACTGCCCTTTGGCTGTTCATGACGAGTGCATGCACTGTTCAGCTCGGTTTGACAGTATGGGAAACTTCTACTGCCCTTATTGTTCGTATAAACGAGCTATGTTGGAAACACGTAAAGCAAGGAAAAAAGCTATGTTGGCGAAGAAAGCTTTATCGGTTTTTCTGGATAAAGGAATGATGAATGGTGACCCACAGAAGAATAAGGCAGAGAGAGATTGGAGGAAAGAGGTGAAGGCATCAAAAACTGTGGGAGATACAAAAGCTGATAATAGGAGTAGGCTGGATGCTGTTGAAGCGGACTACCATTTCATTCAAATAGAGGAAGATCAACGTGAAGAGACATTTGATGTCTATAGAGGTGCCAAGGCATCAGCTGTGAATGAGCAAAATGATGTTGTGAGCAGATGTAGTCATAGTGCAAGACCGGGGGACGGCGCTCAGCATAAAGTCATGATTGAAGAACATATGCAACAAGGGCCAATTATTGCATGTGGCGGAGATGGTACTTGTTGTACGGAAGAAGAGACGCGGCGTCAATTTGAAATTGTACAGGTTGATAAAAGTGCTCAAGCAGAGCATCCAAAACTAGTTGACCACCAAAATGAGAGATTGCTTCAAGATAAGCAGCAACCTGACCCATTGGGTGCTACCCTTGTAGAAAAAGAGACAGAATTAGGTAGTGCAATTCATATATCAAGGGAATTGGACAATGCAGATGTAGTTAAGGAGCATGAAGGCAGCAGGCCAGAAGCAGAAGCCATGCAAGATCAAGAAAAAGGAGATACATTATCCTCCAGTGGAGACGACTTCCAACAGGATCCTGCAGAAGATAGTGATATATCGCATGGAGACAATGCATATGTAACGTATGTTTCTCCACAGCAGAGGCATATTAAAAAGCAGAATCAAAATGGCATACAGAGTCCAAGTGTTGACAGCCCAAGGAAGTCAGCAAGGAAGCTAACTAAATCACATGCAAATGTGGTGcacaaagagaaaaagaatgCAACACCCAAATCTAGGCT CACAAGCCCAACGCTTCCTCGTGCACGGCGTAAAAAACTACCATGGACAGCTGACGAGGAAGAAATGCTCAAG CTTTCTAATGCTGCAGGAAGGAGTGCAAAAGTTCTCAACCATGGTCAACAAAAATCTCCCATGGAGGAAAATTTTGGAATTTGGTCGTCATGTTTTTGA